A stretch of DNA from Fibrobacter sp. UWB11:
TACGCAGCTCTCATCGCTAAGAAGCCCTACCTCGACATCCCGCAGTGGGGTGCAGCCGATATCGACGCCGACCCGGCCCAGATCGGTAAGGCAGGCTCGCCGACGAACGTGAAGGCCGTCAAGAACATCGTGTTCAAGGCCAAGGAAAGCCGCACGCTCTCCGCAAGCGACGCCGACATTGAAGGACTTATCAAGGAACTTTTAGACGGGAAGATTATTGGCTAACCTATGAATAACGTATTTGTATATTGCGAAATTGAGGGAACCACCGTCGTTGACGTTTCCCTTGAACTGCTTTCTAAGGGTCGCAAGTTGGCCAACACTCTCGGCGTTCAGCTCGAGTGCATTTGCGCTGGCAAGGGCCTTGATGGCATTGAAAAACAGGTTTTCCCTTACGGTGTGGACAAGGTTCATGTGTTCGACGCCGAAGGCCTGTTCCCCTACACCACCAATCCGCACGCCTCTCTCGTGGTGAACCTCTTCAAGGAAGAACAGCCGCAAATTTGCTTGCTCGGTGCAACGGTTATCGGCCGTGACCTCGGCCCGCGCATCTCCAGCGCCATGCACAGCGGCCTTACCGCTGACTGTACCGAACTCGAAATCGACAGCTTCGAAATGAGCATCGGTGGCGTGAAGAAGTTCTACGAAAACCAGCTCTGCCAGATCCGTCCGGCATTCGGCGGTAACATCGTCGCAACGATTGTGAACCCGGAACACCGCCCGCAGATGGCAACCGTCCGCGAAGGCGTGATGAAGAAGGAAATCGTGGACCCGAACTACAAGGGCGAAGTCATCAAGCACGACGTGGCCAAGTACGTTCCGGAAACGGAATACGTGGTCAAGGTGCTTGAACGCCATGTGGAAAAGGCCAAGCACAACCTCAAGGGCGCTCCGATTGTGGTCGCCGGTGGTTACGGCATGGGCTCCAAGGAAAACTTCGACATGCTGTTCGAACTTGCCAAGGAACTCCACGCTGAAGTCGGTGCTAGCCGCGCCGCTGTGGATGCAGGTTTCGTCGATCATGACCGTCAGATCGGTCAGACTGGCGTGACGGTCCGCCCGAAGGTCTATATCGCTTTCGGTATTTCCGGCCAAATCCAGCACCTCGCTGGTATGCAGGATTCAGGTATCATCATCTCCGTGAACTCCGACCCCGAAGCTCCGATCAACGCTATCGCTGATTACGTGATCAACGGCACCGTCGAAGAAGTTCTCCCGAAGATGATCAAGTATTACAAGGCAAACAACAAGTAAGCGCTATGGCAAATTTCTACACAGATCACCCCGAGATTAAATTCAACCTCGAAAGCAGCCCCTTGATGCAGCGCATTGTCGAACTCAAGGAAAACGGCTTTGCTGACAAGGACAATTTCGACTATGCGCCGGAAGATTTTGCCGACGCTATGGACAACTACAACCGCGTGCTCGAAGTCGCAGGCGACATCACCGCAAACACGGTCTTCCCGAACTCCGAAGACGTGGATGCCGAAGGCCCGCACTGCGAAAACGGCCGCGTCCGCTACGCATCCAAGACCTACGAAAACCTTGAAGCCACCCGCAAGGCTGGCCTCAACGGTGTCACGATGCCGCGCCGCTTTGGCGGCCTCAACTTCCCGATTACCGCCTACACGGCCATCAACGAAATGATTGCCTCTGCAGACGCCGGTTTCGAGAACATCTGGTCCCTCCAGGACTGCATTGAAACGCTCTATGAATTCGGCGACGAAGACCAGCGTTCCCGTTTCATCCCGCGCATCTGCGCCGGCGAAACGATGTCCATGGACTTGACCGAGCCCGATGCAGGTTCTGACTTGCAGCGCGTGATGCTCAAGGCCACCTACAGCGAAGCTGACAAGTGCTGGTACTTGAACGGCGTGAAGCGCTTCATCACGAACGGCGACTCCGACATTCACCTGGTGCTCGCCCGCTCCGAAGAAGGCACGCACGATGGTCGTGGTCTTTCCATGTTCATTTACGACAAGCGTGACGGTGGCGTTGATGTTCGCCGCATCGAAAACAAGCTCGGTATTCACGGAAGCCCGACTTGCGAACTTGTCTACAAGAACGCCAAGGCTGAACTCTGCGGCCGCCGCAAGTTCGGTCTCATCAAGTACGTGATGGCCCTCATGAACGGCGCACGCCTCGGCATTGCCGCTCAGTCTGTGGGTATCAGCCAGATGGCTTACAACGAAGCTCTCGCCTACGCCAAGGACCGTAAGCAGTTCGGTCAGGCTATCGTGAACTTTCCGGCCGTCTACGAAATGATCTCGAACATCAAGGCTCGCCTCGATGCAGGTCGCGCCCTCTTGTACCAGACAGCTCGTTACGTCGACATTTACAAGTGCCTCGAAGACATCGAACGCACGCGCAAGCTCACCGACGACGAAAAGAAGGAACTCAAGCTTTACCAGAAGCTCGCTTCCGCTTGCACGCCGCTCGCCAAGGGCATGAACTCCGAATACGCAAACCAGAACAGCTACGACTGTATCCAGGTTCACGGCGGTTCGGGCTACATGCTTGAATACGCTTGCCAGCGCCTCTACCGCGACGCTCGTATCACCTCCATTTACGAAGGTACGACGCAGCTCCAGACGGTTGCAGCACTCCCGCACATCACCACCGGCAGCTACGGTCTCATGCTCGAAGAACTCGAAGCTATGGACGTTCGCCCGGAATACGAAAGCCTCAAGGCCCGCGCCAAGGCAATGGACGAAAAGTACAACGAAGCTATTGAGTACGTGAAGTCCGTTGAAAACAACGAATTCACCGACCTCTGCAGCCGTCACTTGTACGAACTCGCCGCCAACTGCGTGATGACCCAGTTGCTCCTCCGCGACGCCACCAAGGCACCGGAACTGTTCGACAAGAGCATGAAGGTGTATTTGAACCTCGCCGAAGCCGAAGTCGCAAAGCACTACAACTTTGTGAAGAGCCTCCGCGTGGAATCGCTCGAAAGCTACAAGCAGGCTTAACTGATAGCGGGGCGTGTAAACACCCCGGTGTCATCCTGAGCGGAGTGCCGTGAGGCACGAAGTCGAAGGATTTAAACGCTAAAAGAACCTCGGTGATGAACCGAGGTTCTTTGTTTGCAATTTCCTTTTACTCAATCTTTATTTTTTAAGCAACGCAACGACACTCCATTATCATCAGTCATTGTAACGGAAAAAGTAAAATACGAATTCGATGTTTGCGAAACATCTTTGGCATTAAAACTCGCAGTTTCTGTATTCCACTTTGTTTGACGATAGGTCGTCCAAAACTCAGCCCGTTCACCATAATAATCAAATGGTTCAAAAGTACCCCAGTCATTAAAGCTGTATTTAAAGCCCGATGGTTTGACATTAAATCCAAATTTATCACTTCCATTTCCATTATCAATCCAACCATTTTTCGATTTCAAAGCAATAGATCCAGCGGCATAGCTTTCCACACCACCATCTGCCGCCCCACCTCCCGCAACTTTTACAAGTGTAGACCATTCGTTTAAGCTAGGAACATGCCATCCTTTGGGGCATATTCCACGTATTTCTATTGTATCAACAATCAATGTTGATACACATTTAGCAACCCCACTTCCACACCCCGCAGTCTGAGAACTAAATATACCCGCACTATCAATAGCAGCCGAATATGTATATAGATGTCCTAATGATTCACAACTATCAGATATGTAATTAAAACAAAAACTCTTAGCAGTGCCATAATCATAATCCAATTTCAAGTTTTCCGCCATCCAAATTTGGCTGCCAATTGTTACAGTCTTGTACACCTGATTATCCCTTAAATCCTTGAGGGTATTACTTTTTCTATCATAAACACTCTCTCCATTTTTATTTACCACTTTAGAAAAAATAGTTGAAACAGGAATGCAATCATGATTTTTCGTTAGATAGTAGCAATATGAAGATTCGAATGCACTACTCATTACAGTACTACTAGAAATTTGATTAGAAATAATTGATGATGATGAATAGGAAGTAGCAATTGAACTGTAACTAAAAGAAAAAGGATCCATCAACTGCCAATTTCCATTTTGACAGGTATAAGCATTCCCCTGTGGATCTTGCATAACACTTCCCACAGAACAAGTAGGCAAATTATTTTGCAATGGAACGAATACGTCATTACGACATATATATCTGGTTCCATCAATATCTGTCTGAGAGCCTTCAATGCATACTGAATTATTTGTTTGCGAAGCAGTTACATTAGCGTTGGAATCATTGCCGCACGCAACGAAACAGAAAACTCCAACCAACCAAAAGACACACGCTATCTTCATAACATACCTCCCTACAAAATGGATAAATTCAAAAAAAAGACGTGGGAAACGTTCATGTTTATCCGAATCGAGGTTCAGCAAAACCTGCACTTGATAAACACAAACGACCCACGCCCATTACTGGACGTGAGCGTTCGCATCCCTTTTCTCAAGTGCTTGAAATTTGCTGATTTCGATTCAGAGAGCCAGGAGCAAAGCTCAAGAAATGTCAAAAACAAAATTACCTTATAAAAACACCTCTAAAAAGTTTACAATCCTAATATAACTCTTTTTTCACGATAAAAAGCCTTTTTTCAAACGAGAATGCTCTAAAATTAAGAAAAACATATCATATAGAGCTACCAGATAATATTCCTAATTAGACTAGTTTGGGTTTACTACGGCTTAATTAGCAATTAAGTCACCCACATCTATCTCTTTTTTGTAGGCTCAACCTGCTTGTAATACTTTTTTAAAAAAGTCTTATTGTCAATACGATCCTTATACGCATGAGCCCATAATTCGTTAAAATCATATGTTGGGTAATTAACGGCCTTGTTTTTTAGAATTTCAATGAAATCTTGGTTTTGATTTTGCAAATCAAGAAAAGATTCTAATTCAGAAATGTTTATGATACTTACATCATCTAGTTTTCCATATTCAGATTTCAGCAAATCCTTACATATACTATTTGCGTTATACAAATGATCATATAGAACAACCAGACTGTGAACTACATTGCAATTCTTGTATGCAGACAATTCTAGCAAGCCATTTGCCATCAAATTCTTGGTCACTCTAATTTGCTCGATGGCTTTACCAACACTATTTTTTAAGTTATTCGAAGCACAACGATGATCACCTAGAAACTTCGCGTTTGAAAAAATACCAGATTGTTTAACCTCAACAAGAACCAATTCATTATCTTTTTTCAAAAAAAAGTCTACCGTTTTATTTTGCCGCTTTCCATAAACAATTTCTCTAGATATTTCAAACGATGTTAGATAATAATCTAATAGCATCCCTACATAATTTTCGAAAGCATAACCAAATTCCTCTCGAAATAGATTCCTTTTAGCACCATTATTATAGTGATTGGATAAATCGTGGTATATTCCTGTAGTTACCCGAGCATACAAATAATTTACGGCAGGGACAAAGTAAACCACCCTATTTTTTCCCACAGGAATTTCTTCAGAATTCAAAATAGGCTTACTTATATAAGCTGGAGGAACGGTTCTATTTATCCATTCAGCCTTCTTTGAGGAAAAATAATCCAAGAACTTTAAATGTGAATCTTCCTGTAAATTTTCTCCGAAAAAAGACGATAATTCAGAAGGATTTTCGTACGGAAACAAGTATCCATTTTTTAGCGCAGCCATAGCAAAAAACAGAATTGACCTATAAGATATTCCTACAATAGACTCAATTTCTGTTAAAGGCTGAATGGTATTTCTTGACGGCCATGCATCTGTAAACAAGCACCAAGCTCTAGAGACCATATGCATAGGAGAGCCTCGAAACTGTTCATAAGAAACTAGGGTCATCATTTCAAGGGCATCCGAATGCTTTAGAAGATTCTTTTCTTCTTCTCCCGATGCAATACGAAGAACCAATCGTAAGCCATCATCCGTAGGAGTTGTCAACTTTTCATTTCTTGCGTATTTTGCAGCAAGAATAACAGCCTCGCACAAAGTTCTATCTGTATACGGGACGTCTTTAAACTGTTCCACCTTCTCAGATAGAAACAAATTTGAAGACAAACTACAAATTTTTCTTACTAACTCCAAAAAATTAAACTGAGAGAAAAAACTTTGGCATTCGCTTTCGGAAAGTTTAATTGTATCTGTTACCAATATATTCTTCCCACAAAAGGAACCTGGATTATAAATTTCCATTCCACCCCTCCCATTTATCACGATAAAACCAAGGATTATTCTTCCTTAGCAATCGCTTTTTCTGCCCAATCTTCCGGGAACGAAATGTGTTCCAACTGAATTGCAGACGAATACTTTTCAAACAATTCTTTAATTGACGGAAGAAATTCTTCGTTCCACTTTTGGGGATTCGGATACAAATTTCGCACAGCAAGGAACGCCGCCCAAAGAGAGCGTTCATCTTTTTCCTCGACTTCCTCAATATTTGCAGGAATAGCAGAGAAAATCCTATAGTAGAGTCGTCCGTAATGGGCACAGATATTACGCAAGTCAGTCGTACACCTTAGCCAGCTTTTTAGATTCTTCGGAATCGTCTTATAATACTGACATGCAAAGAGCTTTTGATCTGCAAGAACAAGGTCTGCATAAAAATAGGACAACATGCCAAACGAGAACAACTCCACAGCCACCCAAATGGGGAACACACCATCATAGCAATCCTGATGATGCTTCACAAAAAGAACATTAGAACTATGTTCAACTTCTCTATTGAACGTTTCTAAGAATCTTTGGTGTTTATGCGACGGAGAAAAATTCGATTCAATCAAATAACCCGTCGGACCATATTTATGCGCATGGAAATACGCAAGTCTCGCCCTCATAGAAATTTCAATCTCTTCAAGAGCCGAGAAAAGCGACCGTCTCAACAATCGGTCGAATTCGTATATCTGCACAATTCTTGAAAAACTCGTCCCTGCATTATAGGAACCATCTTGTTTTCTAAACGGTAGGAAATATGCAGACAACCTATAATAATTTATGGACTCAAGGCATCGAACAGCATCATCCACACTTTCGATACAACATCCACGTTGTTCGATCTTTTCAGCCTGCTCCCTATACGTTGTCGCCTTTTTGATTTCCATAAAAAAAATGTCCCCCCTGGGACACGTCAATGAGAGGTGCGGGGGGTCCTGTTATTTATAAATATACAATCTTTTTCAAAAAACAGCAAGTAGCCGTTTATTGAATCAGACAGAAGTAGCCTCACTTTTAAGATGCTTATTGATTGCGGTAAGCCGAGCGTTGCGAGTGCGGCATTTGCAAAAACCCCTGCGGCTCGACCATAGCCATGCAAGCATGGCTGCGACACACACCTTTCAACCTAATTCGGTAGGCCGATTCCGCCCCCACCTACCCAAAATCTCCCAAAACAGCGAAAAATACAGGCACACCACATTCACGAGTTCAATAAAGAGCTATCTTTGCATACGAAATGGAACTGATCAAAAACTACGACATTAGAGTCTTGTGCAATCCCGGTGTGGAATCGGCACAGTTGCTCACGCCCGACAACAGCAGGTCAGAAAAGGTTTCGGTCACGAAAGTTTCTGTGATGCCAGGTGCAGAGCAGCCTCGTCACAAGCACTACACGTCGGAACAGATCTGGGTAGCTATTGCTGGTCGCGGAGTTCTCTTGTTGGCAGACGACAAGGAAGTGCCGTTTGAAGCAGGCGATGTAGTCCGTTTTTCGGAAAAGGAAATTCACGGACTCAAGAACATGGGTGCCGATATTTTCGAATACATTTGCATCAGTACGCCACCGATGAATTTCGCATACGCGTACATGCACGAGAGATAAAAGAAGGCGGCCGAGGCCGCCATTTTTCTTATTTCAAGAAGAGCGAGATTTTGCCGAAGTCCAGAATCGTGATGAACACGAAGAAACTGATGAAGAATGCTGCGGCAACATTTTGAATAACTGATTGAGTTTTTAAACTCAGCGGTTTTCCGCGTACTTTTTCAATTCCAAGGAACATGAGCAGGCCACCGTCCGTAATTGCAAGCGGAAGCAAGTTCATTACACCCAAGTTAATGCTGATTAATGCGAGGAGCATCAAGAAATCCTGGAAACCACTCATCCACACGTTTCCCATTACGGCGACAATGGAGACCGGGCCCGAGAACGCATCGACTTTAACTTGTCCTTGGAACAAGCGTTTGAAGTATCGGAAAATGCTCGTGGTCATTTTCCAGCTTGTAGCGCAAGTCTTTTCAAACGCTTCAATCGGTCCACGGCGCACAAGGTGCGTTTCGCTGAACATCACGTAACCCATCTGGATTCCGACAATGTAGCGTTTGAATTCTTCGTTGTAGGCAGGAGTCATTTTCACGTTGACTTTTTCGCCACCGCGCATGAGCGTCACACTGACTTCGGCTCCTTTGGAGCCATCTATCAAGCGGACAACATCTTCGTAGCGAGAAATGTGTTCGCCGTTGATTTCGAAAATAGTATCACCGCGCAAAATTCCAGCTTTTTCAGCAGCAGAGCCTTCCTTGGGCGGCAAGCGCACGATAACGCGATTGCGAGGATAGACTCCGATATCGCCAATGCCCATTTTGATAGGATCGGATGTCGAATCCATAGCCGGGATTACAAGTTCTTGCGGAACAACCTTGATTGCAAGCGGTTCACCACCGCGATGCACTTCGAGCATGACATTTGCGCCAAGGCTTACACCAATTTGTTCGCGAAAGTCATCCCATCCTTGCGTTTCCTTGCCATTGATTGCAGTGATTGTATCACCCGGCTGGATGCCCGCCATTTCGGCAGAAGAATTCTTCGCCACAAATCCAATGATAAGGCTCTTGTTGTCGGGTTCCTGAACACCGACCATATAAAGGATAATCAATAGAACAAACGCAAAAGCGATATTCACAAACGGTCCCGCAAATGCAATTGCGGCACGCGCCCCTACGGACTTGCCCAAAAAATCATCTTGCGAGGGTTGATTGCCTTCGATGCTATCGGGATTTTCACCGGCCATCGCCACATAACCGCCAAAGGGAATTGCAGAGATGCAGTATTCCGTTTCGCCTTTTTTGTAGCGGAAAAGCTTTTTGCCAAAGCCAACCGAGAAGGTGTTCACCCTAACCTTGTTCCACTTGGCAACAATAAAATGGCCCAGTTCATGAATGGTCACAAGGAAGCTCAGGGCCAACAGCCCCAAGACAAACATCAACAAATTGTTCAAAATACTCGACATCATGTTGACAATTTAGAAATTTTGCTTTTAATAGAAAAACGGCGCCCCGACAAATAGGGGCGTCGTTTTGCATTCTATGAATATGAGAATTTGTTTACTTGATGTGTTGTCCCTTCAAGTCAAAGCGTTTGCCGTTCTTTTCGACGAAGAGAGAGTGACCATCGAAACGGAAACGCGGTTGCTGAGAGCGAACGACATTAGATTCAACAGGCACGCGGATTGCAATCGTCCCCTGCGAGCTGGAGGATTCTACGTTTGCAGAAGAGCTTAAGGAAACGCTCGGAACAGAAGAAGAGCTCACGGCGGTTTCGGAAGAACTAGACACAACTGCCGAAGACGAACTCTGCGGAGCACTCGAAGAAGAAGAAACCGTAGAAGAGCTAGAAGCCGGTACATCCTGTTTTGCAACGCCTGCGGCAGCAAATTCCGGAGCATAGCCAGCATTGATGGCTTCGATTGCACCAGCGAGATACGCAAGCGGAGCGTTCCAGTTAATGGCAACTTCATTTGTGGCATAGCTGCAACGCTGATCGGTGTAAGCGGTAGCGGCCTGACCTGTACGGTAATCTGCACACTTCCATTCGGCAGCAGAGCCAACGTCTTCGCCGCCCGGCTGTGGGCCACCCACGAGCATTCCCGGAATCGGGTCTTCTACATTATCAGAAGTACTCGGACGGTGGTGCGGCATTTTCGGAGACTTGGTGCCGTAACCTGTCACAAAAGACATGTCGAGAGGATTCTTGCCGAGCAAGTAATCGAGAGCCTTGACGGCAGCCTTGTAATACTTTTGATTGCCCGTGAGGTAATAGGCATGCAACAGCCAAACACCCTGATTGGAAGCAACGGCATTGGATCCCCATACAAAGTCATCCTTGTCCATCACGACGCCAAAACCCGATTCGGCGCGGTTGACAAACTTATCGGCAGTACCCAAAATTTTCTGTTTTGCTTCGCTGGCATCGCCACCAAACTGAGTTTGATGAGTTGCTTTTTCGTAAGTGGCAAGGCCCATGACATCACCCCAATACGAAACGTATTCCGAGGAGCCCGACTGCTTGTAAGAAGCATCGCCGGTCGTGATGTAGAGTTCCGTACCTGCGAGAACCTTTTCATCATTCGGATTGTCATTTTCGTAGGCGCCCGTCGAAACGTCCGACGGATTGGCGAGATAGTTACGGCTCGGGTTCTGCTGACCCCAAGCATAAGCTTTCTTGGCAGCTTCGAGACACTTGGAAGCGTAAGTAGCATCGAACGGCTTGTAAATGCGGGAAGCCATAGCCATGACTGCGGCAAAATCAAATGTACCAGCAGTGCTCTTACCGATAACATAAAGTTCGGAGTTATCCTGAGCAGGCATTACATCACCCGGGAAACCGAGAGACGTGAGTTTGTGATAAACGCCGCCATCAGAAGCCTGCATGGTGAGCATCCAATCGAGATTGTACTTGATTTCGGCAAGCAAATCCGGCAAGGAGCCTTCGGCCGGGATATTCCACTTGAGCGTCTTGAAATACTGCGGGAAGTGTTCGTAGAGAGAGAGAAGCGTGTAAGTCGTGATGCCCGAGTTCACGATATAGCGACCATAGTCACCAGCATCGTACCAGCCCTTGCTCGACTGGATTGTACCCGAGGCACCGGTAGAATTGTGAAGTTTTGCTGTTGCGTTCGTGTGACCAGCGGCACGAGCCCACTTGCCTGCGTACTGTTCTTCGAGAGCCATGGAGGCACGCTGGTAGTAGAACCACTTGATGGAGGCCTTGACTATTTCTTCGTAGGTTTGCGATTTCACAACGAGATCGGAACGGAGCACATTACCGTTCACCTTGATGCTGTACTTGCCCGCTTCGGCGAGCTTGGAGAAATCGACGAGTTGGACGTTCTGACCGCTCGCATTCCAGTAAGATGCAGCCTTCGGCGTGACAGAAAGCACTACTTGGCCAGCCGCATTAACAAAATCCACATTGCCGTTAGCTTCGACAAGGGCTAGTTCCTTGAAGTCGCCTGGACGGTAACCGATTTGGTTGATGTAAGCGGTCGCAGCAAAAGCCGGAACCACAACAAGCGCAGCAAGCGCAACGGACTTTATCGCATGATTTTTCACAAACATCCTCACTTAAAAAAGTGCAAGTATTACCCATATAATATAGAGCCGTTCAAGTACTTTTTCCACCCGCGCAAGCATCATTTTAGAGAAAAGTGTAGCAAGTGTTTTGCAATCACACACAAAAAAACGGCGCCCCCGGAGAAAGGGGCGTCGCTTTGCATTCTATGAATATGGATTTTTTGAGGTTCGGTTAGGAGAATTCTTTAGAAACGATGACCCTTGAGGTCAAAGCGCTTGCCGCTCTTTTCGATGAACACCTTCTGATCATCAAAACGGAGACGCGGAGCATTATCAACAGACACACGATGCCTCGATACAACCGGCTTGATGGACGATGTACCACCCTTTGCAACACCAGGAACCGCAAAAGACGGAGCAAAGCCAGCATTCAAAGCTTCAAGGGCGCCAGCAATGTAAGCAAAAGGAGCGTTCCAGTTGATAGCGACTTCGTTCGTCGCATAGCTGCAACGGTCATCGATATAAGATGTTGCAGGAACACCAGTCGTGTAATCCTTACATTCCCAAGACTTGGAGCCAATATCTTCACCACCCGGCTGCGGGCCACCCACAAGCATACCCGGAATCGGTTCCGTTATTTTATCCGCAGTACTCGGACGATGATGCGGAAGTTTCGGCGACTTTGTTCCAAAGCCTGTCAAGAAAGACATATCAAGCGGATTCTTGCCGAGCAAATAGTCAACGACTTTTTTAGCAGCTTCGTAATACTTCTGTTCGCCAGTAAGGTAGTAGGCATAAAGGAGGAACACGCCTTGGTTACCCGCCACAGCGTTGGAGCCCCAGACAAAGTCTTCGTTCGACATTACAACGCCAAAGCCACTCGAAGCGGCAAAGGCAAATTCATTTGCATAGCTCAAAAGCATCGACTTAGCGGTTTCGGCATCGACACCAGCTTCGGTCGGGTGAGTTGCGGCACCATAAACAGCAAGGCCGTACATTTCGGGCCATGCCGGAACAATGCTTGTCTTGTTAGCATCGATAGTCGGCTTGTACGAAGCATCTCCCGTAGAAAGGAACAATTCCATACCGGCAAAAGCCTTTTCATCGGAGAATTCGCCATCGCTATAAGAACCTGTTGCAACATCGACCGGATTGTAGAATGCAACATTCGGATTCTGGAGCGCCCAGGCATAAGCCTTCTTGGCGGCTTCAAGGCAAGTTGTTGCGTATGTGGCATCAAACGGTTTATACACACGATATGCAGCAGCCATCACACCAGCAAAATCAAGCGTTGCAGCAGTACCTTTACCGATAACATAAAGTTTATCGGTATCCTTGGCCGGCATCACATCGCCCGGGAACTGGAGAGTCGAAAGCTTGTGGTAAACCATACCGTCAGCGGCCTGCATGGTGAGCATCCAGTCAAGATTGTACTTGATTTCGGCAAGCAAATCCGGGAGAGTTCCTTCGGCCGGGATATTCCATTTGAAAGTCTTGAAATAATCCGGAAAGTGTTCGTAAAGTGAAAGGAGCGTGTATGTAGTAATGCCCGAGTTCACGATATAGCGACCATAGTCACCAGCATCGTACCAGCCCTTACTCGATTCGATCGTACCCGAAGCACCCGTAGATTTATGGAGATTCACGGTCGCATTCGTGTGGCCTGCATCGCGTTTCCACTGGCCGGCATACGTTTCCTCCAAAGCCATGGAGGCACGCTGGTAATAGTACCACTTGAGCGAAGCCTTGGCGACATCTTCAAAAACTTTGTCTGCAACTTTCAAGTCTGAACGAAGAACTTGGCCGCCCTGCTTAATGCTATAGACACCCGGTGTTTTCAATTCGGAAATATCTACCAGCTGCACATTCACTGCACCCGGATTCCAATAAGAAGCGGCCTTCGGAGTGACCTTGAGGACGGTCTGACCAGCGGCATCTACAATTTCGATATCGCCACTTCCTTCGGTCAAGGCAAATTCCTTCGGATCCGAAGTACGATAACCGACTTGGTTGATGTAAGCGGTCGCGGCGGTCGCAGCCGTAGCGAGCGAAAGTACCGTCGCCGCGAGAGGGATAAACTGTTTCAAGCCAAATTTGACCGACATAGGACACTCCTTTCCATTATTCAACACTATAAATATATCGTGAAAAACAAAAAACGCCCTTTGAATACGGCAAAAACTGGACACAGCTGTACCCAAT
This window harbors:
- a CDS encoding glycoside hydrolase family 9 protein translates to MSVKFGLKQFIPLAATVLSLATAATAATAYINQVGYRTSDPKEFALTEGSGDIEIVDAAGQTVLKVTPKAASYWNPGAVNVQLVDISELKTPGVYSIKQGGQVLRSDLKVADKVFEDVAKASLKWYYYQRASMALEETYAGQWKRDAGHTNATVNLHKSTGASGTIESSKGWYDAGDYGRYIVNSGITTYTLLSLYEHFPDYFKTFKWNIPAEGTLPDLLAEIKYNLDWMLTMQAADGMVYHKLSTLQFPGDVMPAKDTDKLYVIGKGTAATLDFAGVMAAAYRVYKPFDATYATTCLEAAKKAYAWALQNPNVAFYNPVDVATGSYSDGEFSDEKAFAGMELFLSTGDASYKPTIDANKTSIVPAWPEMYGLAVYGAATHPTEAGVDAETAKSMLLSYANEFAFAASSGFGVVMSNEDFVWGSNAVAGNQGVFLLYAYYLTGEQKYYEAAKKVVDYLLGKNPLDMSFLTGFGTKSPKLPHHRPSTADKITEPIPGMLVGGPQPGGEDIGSKSWECKDYTTGVPATSYIDDRCSYATNEVAINWNAPFAYIAGALEALNAGFAPSFAVPGVAKGGTSSIKPVVSRHRVSVDNAPRLRFDDQKVFIEKSGKRFDLKGHRF
- a CDS encoding glycoside hydrolase family 9 protein — protein: MFVKNHAIKSVALAALVVVPAFAATAYINQIGYRPGDFKELALVEANGNVDFVNAAGQVVLSVTPKAASYWNASGQNVQLVDFSKLAEAGKYSIKVNGNVLRSDLVVKSQTYEEIVKASIKWFYYQRASMALEEQYAGKWARAAGHTNATAKLHNSTGASGTIQSSKGWYDAGDYGRYIVNSGITTYTLLSLYEHFPQYFKTLKWNIPAEGSLPDLLAEIKYNLDWMLTMQASDGGVYHKLTSLGFPGDVMPAQDNSELYVIGKSTAGTFDFAAVMAMASRIYKPFDATYASKCLEAAKKAYAWGQQNPSRNYLANPSDVSTGAYENDNPNDEKVLAGTELYITTGDASYKQSGSSEYVSYWGDVMGLATYEKATHQTQFGGDASEAKQKILGTADKFVNRAESGFGVVMDKDDFVWGSNAVASNQGVWLLHAYYLTGNQKYYKAAVKALDYLLGKNPLDMSFVTGYGTKSPKMPHHRPSTSDNVEDPIPGMLVGGPQPGGEDVGSAAEWKCADYRTGQAATAYTDQRCSYATNEVAINWNAPLAYLAGAIEAINAGYAPEFAAAGVAKQDVPASSSSTVSSSSSAPQSSSSAVVSSSSETAVSSSSVPSVSLSSSANVESSSSQGTIAIRVPVESNVVRSQQPRFRFDGHSLFVEKNGKRFDLKGQHIK